One stretch of Hevea brasiliensis isolate MT/VB/25A 57/8 chromosome 12, ASM3005281v1, whole genome shotgun sequence DNA includes these proteins:
- the LOC131171439 gene encoding disease resistance-like protein DSC1 isoform X1, protein MEGSFCLETSLTTSISRNFKLENLHFVDCKKLQSLRDLSSTVLQLSAECLTTQESIPNPFEASTSRTSSFTLIKWVSLIEIQGQNLRPLARLMSYLHFLLMHNSLSLGLFSLNTLISLCLSSSEVPVWFNNQGSGSSLELQLPPCWWNYGWGGFFLSGVFRFHHDQPPSVDTCTVVCDLHAYNLPSEQSLFLCRSKMEIAQDLCITSDQLWVSFVPPSSITCLDQLKGCNQLKASFFSDQLEVKNCGLRLIYHEDEDVEELMWCDKPFEDLGLPGITIAEVLLSGLFLSCFFKSS, encoded by the exons ATGGAGGGTAGCTTTTGCTTGGAAACTTCACTAACTACAAGCATAAGTAGAAATTTTAAACTTGAAAACCTTCACTTCGTTGATTGCAAGAAGCTTCAGTCCTTGCGTGATCTTTCATCAACCGTTTTACAACTTAGTGCGGAATGTCTAACTACACAGGAAAGTATTCCTAATCCATTTGAAGCAAGCACTTCAAGAACTTCATCGTTCACTCTTATAAAATGGGTAAGCTTGATTGAGATTCAAGGCCAAAATCTTAGGCCACTTGCAAGGCTAATGAGTTACCTACATTTCTTATTGATGCATAACTCTCTCTCTCTG GGACTCTTTAGTTTAAACACCCTTATATCATTGTGTTTATCCTCAAGTGAAGTTCCGGTGTGGTTCAACAATCAAGGCTCGGGGTCTTCATTAGAATTGCAGCTACCTCCTTGTTGGTGGAATTACGGATGGGGAGGATTCTTTTTATCTGGAGTTTTTAGATTCCATCATGATCAGCCTCCTTCAGTGGATACTTGTACTGTTGTCTGTGACTTGCATGCATACAATTTGCCGTCGGAACAAAGTTTGTTTCTATGTCGCTCTAAGATGGAAATCGCTCAAGATTTATGCATCACTTCTGATCAACTTTGGGTTAGCTTTGTGCCTCCTAGCTCCATAACTTGTCTAGATCAGTTGAAAGGATGTAATCAACTTAAGGCGTCATTTTTTTCTGACCAGTTAGAGGTGAAGAATTGTGGACTTCGTCTAATATATCATGAGGATGAAGATGTAGAGGAATTAATGTGGTGCGATAAGCCTTTTGAGGATTTGGGTCTCCCAGGAATAACTATTGCAGAGGTACTTTTAAGTGGCctttttctttcttgtttttTTAAAAGTAGCTAA
- the LOC131171439 gene encoding disease resistance-like protein DSC1 isoform X2 codes for MEGSFCLETSLTTSISRNFKLENLHFVDCKKLQSLRDLSSTVLQLSAECLTTQESIPNPFEASTSRTSSFTLIKWVSLIEIQGQNLRPLARLMSYLHFLLMHNSLSLGLFSLNTLISLCLSSSEVPVWFNNQGSGSSLELQLPPCWWNYGWGGFFLSGVFRFHHDQPPSVDTCTVVCDLHAYNLPSEQSLFLCRSKMEIAQDLCITSDQLWLEVKNCGLRLIYHEDEDVEELMWCDKPFEDLGLPGITIAEVLLSGLFLSCFFKSS; via the exons ATGGAGGGTAGCTTTTGCTTGGAAACTTCACTAACTACAAGCATAAGTAGAAATTTTAAACTTGAAAACCTTCACTTCGTTGATTGCAAGAAGCTTCAGTCCTTGCGTGATCTTTCATCAACCGTTTTACAACTTAGTGCGGAATGTCTAACTACACAGGAAAGTATTCCTAATCCATTTGAAGCAAGCACTTCAAGAACTTCATCGTTCACTCTTATAAAATGGGTAAGCTTGATTGAGATTCAAGGCCAAAATCTTAGGCCACTTGCAAGGCTAATGAGTTACCTACATTTCTTATTGATGCATAACTCTCTCTCTCTG GGACTCTTTAGTTTAAACACCCTTATATCATTGTGTTTATCCTCAAGTGAAGTTCCGGTGTGGTTCAACAATCAAGGCTCGGGGTCTTCATTAGAATTGCAGCTACCTCCTTGTTGGTGGAATTACGGATGGGGAGGATTCTTTTTATCTGGAGTTTTTAGATTCCATCATGATCAGCCTCCTTCAGTGGATACTTGTACTGTTGTCTGTGACTTGCATGCATACAATTTGCCGTCGGAACAAAGTTTGTTTCTATGTCGCTCTAAGATGGAAATCGCTCAAGATTTATGCATCACTTCTGATCAACTTTGG TTAGAGGTGAAGAATTGTGGACTTCGTCTAATATATCATGAGGATGAAGATGTAGAGGAATTAATGTGGTGCGATAAGCCTTTTGAGGATTTGGGTCTCCCAGGAATAACTATTGCAGAGGTACTTTTAAGTGGCctttttctttcttgtttttTTAAAAGTAGCTAA